In Bacteroidia bacterium, the following are encoded in one genomic region:
- a CDS encoding SRPBCC domain-containing protein, which yields MLPNYEITVDSNCVIESIHEFNFSVNRLYTAFSNAEYLQQWWGPHGFTNTFYIFDFKPMGNWSFVMHGPNGANYQNDCQFLVIKPNEKLVWNHHSNPKFQMNVQFVPLEEQKSKLIFGMRFLSSEQCQALKAFILEKNEENFQRLTPILFKIPG from the coding sequence ATGCTCCCAAACTATGAAATAACAGTAGATTCCAATTGTGTAATTGAATCTATCCACGAATTTAACTTCTCCGTCAATAGATTGTATACGGCTTTTTCAAATGCTGAATATCTTCAACAATGGTGGGGACCTCATGGTTTTACCAATACCTTTTATATTTTCGACTTTAAACCCATGGGAAATTGGAGTTTCGTCATGCATGGACCTAACGGAGCAAACTACCAAAATGATTGTCAATTCCTGGTAATTAAACCCAATGAGAAATTGGTATGGAATCACCATTCCAACCCCAAATTTCAAATGAATGTGCAGTTTGTCCCGTTGGAAGAACAAAAGTCGAAATTAATCTTCGGCATGAGGTTTCTTTCTTCGGAACAATGTCAGGCTCTTAAAGCGTTTATTCTTGAGAAAAATGAAGAGAATTTTCAAAGGTTAACCCCAATTCTATTTAAAATTCCAGGATAA
- a CDS encoding YdeI/OmpD-associated family protein, with translation MAITRDINTYFESGCGRCELAGTPECKVHTWQHELRLFRKLLLDCGLTEEVKWGSPTYTYKGTILFMLGAFKSNCVLSFIKGVLLKDEAKILQSPGENSQSARVFRVAKVASIQENYDVLKAYIFEAMQAEDAGLKVEFKKAEEHEKPEELLACFDKIPGLKAAFEALTKGRQRAYLLHFTGSKNSSTRMSRIEKYVPKILSGKGMMD, from the coding sequence ATGGCAATTACTCGTGATATAAATACCTATTTTGAAAGTGGTTGTGGTCGGTGCGAATTGGCCGGAACTCCTGAATGTAAAGTGCATACCTGGCAACACGAACTCAGGCTTTTCAGAAAGTTACTTTTGGATTGTGGTCTCACCGAAGAGGTTAAATGGGGCTCGCCAACCTACACCTACAAGGGAACTATTCTTTTTATGCTGGGTGCCTTTAAATCCAATTGTGTCCTCAGTTTTATCAAAGGTGTTTTGTTAAAGGATGAAGCTAAGATCCTTCAAAGCCCTGGTGAAAATTCACAATCTGCCAGGGTTTTTAGAGTTGCTAAAGTGGCTTCTATACAGGAAAATTATGATGTGTTGAAGGCTTATATTTTTGAAGCTATGCAAGCCGAAGATGCCGGATTGAAAGTTGAATTTAAGAAAGCAGAAGAGCATGAAAAACCGGAAGAATTACTAGCCTGTTTTGATAAAATTCCTGGATTAAAAGCTGCCTTTGAAGCTTTAACTAAGGGTCGTCAAAGGGCTTATCTGCTGCATTTTACCGGTTCAAAAAATTCGTCTACCCGCATGTCCAGAATTGAAAAATATGTTCCCAAAATCCTAAGTGGCAAGGGAATGATGGATTAG
- a CDS encoding DUF1572 domain-containing protein: MKQIDNILGIRKLFEYYKSLGDKTLSRVTDEQLFWQPNSESNSLATLVYHLHGNMLSRWTDFLTSDGEKEWRDRVSEFENNHHSKEELLNKWEEGWMCLFSAISTLREEDLDKVVYIRNQGQTVMEAVHRQLAHYSYHVGQMVFLGKMLVGKEWESLSIPKGNSKNYNVEKFSKPLNQDHFTGESLPENINKAENQ, translated from the coding sequence ATGAAACAAATAGATAACATATTGGGGATTAGAAAGCTCTTTGAATATTATAAATCATTGGGTGATAAAACCTTAAGCAGAGTTACAGATGAACAACTTTTTTGGCAACCAAATTCAGAGAGTAATAGCCTGGCAACCTTGGTTTATCATCTGCATGGAAATATGTTGTCAAGATGGACTGACTTTTTGACCTCCGATGGAGAAAAGGAATGGAGGGATCGGGTTTCAGAATTTGAGAATAATCACCATTCAAAAGAAGAGTTATTAAACAAATGGGAAGAAGGGTGGATGTGTTTGTTTTCTGCAATTTCAACCTTAAGGGAAGAAGATTTGGATAAGGTTGTATATATCCGAAACCAGGGACAAACAGTCATGGAAGCTGTTCACAGGCAATTGGCACATTACTCGTATCATGTTGGTCAGATGGTTTTTCTTGGTAAGATGTTGGTAGGAAAGGAATGGGAGAGCTTATCGATTCCCAAAGGAAATTCGAAAAATTACAATGTGGAGAAATTTTCTAAACCTTTAAATCAGGATCATTTTACCGGAGAATCTTTACCTGAAAACATCAATAAGGCAGAAAACCAATGA
- a CDS encoding flotillin family protein, which translates to MGFLLSYGWIILLVLCLVLYKYILRFIMGMVIVPEDRIGLVTKKFVLFGPNKELPGGRIIATNGEAGFQANTLAPGLYFGMWFWQYEITMEQFTIIPEGKIGLVLAKDGAEIPTGNILGQKVECDNFQDAGKFLQNGGQRGRQTTYITAGSYRINTMLFQVSISEMIRIQESRVGIVTTLDGMPVEQGQIAGKLVDGHNNFQDFDAFIKNGGNRGLQPQVILAGSYNLNPWAIQIEETPMTEIPIGYVGVVISFVGKDGADLTGKEFTHGNIVERGSKGVWMEPLGPGKYPINKYTMKVELVPTTNLVLNWASARSEAHNLDKNLSTITVRSKDGFPFNLDVAQIIHVPSIEAPKVIARFGNMVNLVSQVLEPTIGNYFRNSAQDSDVIAFLSTRKERQDSAKAHIKKVLDEYNVNAVDTLIGDIVPPETLMKTLTDRKIAEEQKITYDTQKRAQETRQGMEKETAIADMQKDIVRAQQSVEIAERTANATVKKAEGDAASVKLAVSAEAESTKMRAHAEAESTKLRAEAESQAIKLKASAEAEKISLTGNAEASKISAIGKSNAQAYELAVKALGGDNFTRYKITEELSKGHIKLIPDVLIGGNNSQGNAMDGLLGLKLMEMMDPNKKVEGSPKTTTDPTGSPDLNQ; encoded by the coding sequence ATGGGCTTTCTTCTTTCTTATGGTTGGATAATACTATTGGTTTTATGTTTAGTATTATACAAATACATTCTTCGATTTATAATGGGAATGGTTATTGTTCCTGAGGATAGAATTGGTTTGGTAACCAAGAAATTTGTCTTGTTTGGCCCGAATAAAGAATTGCCCGGTGGACGAATCATTGCAACTAACGGAGAAGCAGGTTTTCAGGCCAATACATTAGCACCCGGTTTATACTTTGGTATGTGGTTTTGGCAATACGAAATAACCATGGAACAATTTACCATCATACCTGAAGGTAAAATTGGTTTGGTTTTGGCCAAAGACGGAGCGGAAATTCCAACTGGTAATATACTTGGACAGAAGGTAGAATGTGATAATTTTCAGGATGCAGGTAAATTTCTTCAAAATGGTGGACAACGAGGTCGGCAAACAACCTATATAACAGCCGGTTCTTATCGGATAAATACGATGTTGTTCCAGGTATCTATTTCAGAAATGATTCGGATTCAGGAAAGCAGGGTTGGGATTGTAACAACCTTGGACGGAATGCCGGTTGAACAAGGGCAAATTGCAGGAAAATTGGTTGATGGTCATAATAATTTTCAAGATTTTGATGCTTTTATAAAAAATGGAGGTAACAGAGGTTTGCAACCTCAGGTAATTTTGGCCGGCTCATACAATTTAAATCCTTGGGCAATTCAAATTGAAGAAACCCCAATGACCGAAATCCCTATTGGTTATGTAGGGGTGGTTATATCCTTCGTAGGTAAGGATGGGGCAGACTTAACCGGTAAGGAATTTACCCATGGTAATATAGTTGAACGCGGTAGCAAAGGTGTTTGGATGGAACCACTCGGACCCGGTAAATATCCTATCAATAAATACACTATGAAAGTGGAGTTGGTGCCAACTACGAACCTCGTTCTGAATTGGGCATCTGCACGCAGTGAAGCACATAACTTGGATAAAAATTTGTCCACTATCACTGTTCGGTCTAAAGATGGCTTCCCTTTTAATTTAGATGTTGCACAGATTATTCATGTTCCATCCATCGAAGCTCCAAAAGTTATAGCACGATTTGGTAATATGGTAAATTTGGTTTCGCAGGTATTAGAACCAACCATTGGGAATTATTTTAGAAATTCGGCACAGGATAGCGATGTCATTGCATTTTTGAGTACAAGGAAGGAAAGACAAGATTCTGCAAAAGCCCATATTAAAAAGGTTTTGGATGAATATAACGTGAATGCAGTTGATACCTTAATCGGAGACATTGTTCCTCCTGAAACCTTAATGAAAACCTTGACCGATCGTAAAATTGCCGAAGAACAAAAAATTACCTACGATACCCAAAAACGTGCTCAGGAAACAAGGCAAGGTATGGAAAAGGAAACCGCTATTGCCGATATGCAAAAGGATATTGTAAGAGCCCAGCAAAGTGTAGAAATCGCAGAACGAACAGCCAATGCTACCGTTAAAAAGGCAGAGGGAGATGCTGCAAGTGTGAAATTGGCTGTAAGTGCAGAAGCAGAATCTACTAAAATGAGAGCTCATGCCGAGGCCGAATCTACGAAATTGCGTGCAGAAGCCGAATCCCAAGCCATTAAATTAAAAGCATCTGCCGAAGCAGAAAAGATCTCTTTGACCGGTAATGCCGAAGCTTCTAAAATTTCTGCCATTGGTAAATCTAACGCTCAAGCCTATGAATTAGCCGTTAAAGCTCTGGGAGGAGATAACTTTACCAGGTATAAAATCACCGAAGAATTGTCAAAAGGTCATATCAAATTAATCCCGGATGTATTAATTGGTGGTAATAACTCCCAAGGTAATGCAATGGATGGCTTGCTTGGCCTGAAGCTGATGGAAATGATGGACCCTAATAAAAAAGTGGAAGGCTCTCCTAAAACGACCACCGATCCAACCGGTAGTCCGGATTTAAATCAATAA
- a CDS encoding GNAT family N-acetyltransferase, which translates to MIEIETSRLLLKGIDISTFHTLFRNHTDQELMVFFGVEGDGFDFYKEIHEKGGATFRISQFFFVIQRKEDGRAIGECGFHTWNTFHKKAELYYKLHQDAFKNKGYMGEALKEIIEFGFLKLDLHRIQALIDPNNLPSFKLLKKNGFELEGRLKEDYCVNGIFEDSDSYCLLRPNWELRNVRQK; encoded by the coding sequence ATGATAGAAATTGAAACATCCAGACTTCTCTTGAAAGGCATTGATATTTCAACCTTTCATACACTTTTTAGAAACCATACCGATCAAGAGTTGATGGTGTTTTTTGGAGTAGAAGGCGACGGATTTGATTTTTATAAGGAAATACATGAAAAAGGAGGAGCAACCTTTCGGATTTCTCAATTCTTTTTTGTTATACAACGGAAAGAAGATGGAAGAGCAATTGGTGAATGTGGTTTTCATACCTGGAATACCTTTCACAAAAAGGCTGAACTGTATTATAAACTTCATCAGGATGCATTTAAAAACAAAGGGTATATGGGCGAAGCATTGAAGGAAATAATTGAATTTGGATTTTTGAAACTGGATTTGCATCGAATTCAAGCATTAATAGATCCCAATAACCTGCCCTCCTTTAAGTTGTTGAAGAAAAATGGGTTTGAATTGGAAGGTAGGTTGAAAGAGGATTATTGTGTGAATGGAATATTTGAAGATTCTGATTCTTATTGTTTACTCAGACCAAACTGGGAATTGAGGAATGTAAGACAAAAATAA
- a CDS encoding YdeI/OmpD-associated family protein: MYRFEAVIHLIGVNPFVFVPELILENLFLKSGKRKGSIPISGQINGKDFQQTLVRFDGEWRLYINTAMLKNSPKRIGETVKLMIDFDPSDRSIACPEQLKQALDQNPDAKLIFEKLSPSRQKEIVRYIARLKSEQSIQKNLEKAIAFLKGQGRFVGRAKPE; encoded by the coding sequence GTGTATAGATTTGAAGCCGTAATTCATTTAATTGGAGTAAATCCCTTTGTTTTCGTCCCTGAATTGATTTTGGAGAATTTGTTCTTGAAATCCGGCAAAAGAAAAGGCAGTATTCCAATTTCAGGTCAAATTAACGGTAAAGATTTTCAACAGACCTTGGTCAGGTTTGACGGCGAATGGCGGTTGTATATAAATACTGCTATGCTGAAGAATTCTCCTAAACGAATTGGGGAAACAGTGAAGTTGATGATTGATTTTGACCCATCAGACCGAAGCATCGCATGTCCGGAACAGTTAAAACAGGCCTTGGATCAAAATCCGGATGCCAAATTGATTTTTGAAAAATTATCCCCTTCCAGGCAAAAAGAAATTGTTAGGTATATCGCCAGATTAAAATCGGAGCAATCCATTCAAAAAAATTTGGAAAAAGCCATTGCCTTTCTCAAGGGACAAGGTAGATTCGTAGGACGAGCTAAACCTGAGTAA
- a CDS encoding MmcQ/YjbR family DNA-binding protein: protein MNFEELKTVVYSLPNVVEKPHFDRVSFSSAKRIFATYHQPSNSANLKLSDVDQDVYSVICKGMVYPVPNKWGIQGWTTFELTNIPEDIFLEALNQAYQDSLI from the coding sequence ATGAATTTTGAAGAATTGAAAACGGTAGTTTATTCCTTGCCAAATGTGGTAGAAAAGCCTCACTTTGACCGTGTTTCTTTTTCCTCTGCCAAACGAATATTTGCCACCTACCATCAACCGTCCAATTCGGCCAACCTGAAACTGTCTGATGTGGATCAAGATGTTTATTCAGTTATTTGCAAAGGGATGGTTTATCCTGTTCCTAACAAATGGGGAATACAAGGTTGGACTACCTTCGAATTAACAAACATACCTGAAGATATTTTTTTGGAAGCATTGAACCAAGCCTATCAGGATTCCTTAATTTAG
- a CDS encoding T9SS type A sorting domain-containing protein, translating into MKFLKCLFLLMFLNGIGVKICHSQTTLELSDTTNKWYEFGLYYGADYYQRSHLVNYFEGDTNLYNMDFRKLYSKNKDTVFYPSTIVPIENTIYRGCFRQEGQKVYFILPNQEVPRLYCDFDMQEGDTLKYYYNPLGAKVLEINSVMFGAHVLREYRLDNEFVFFEGIGNGLGLFRDFSAGFEGGQYLVCFENQGLDQDVYQLFGDVPTCITDQVLSVQEIKPEHEKKNLYPNPVRDNLYFNKPVLGNQLRCLVYTGMGMPVKVEASWLHTNHLEVSDLPSGIYFIQVWSGKSILLWERFVKE; encoded by the coding sequence ATGAAATTTCTGAAATGCTTGTTTTTATTGATGTTTCTAAACGGAATAGGTGTAAAAATTTGCCATTCTCAAACTACCTTGGAGTTGAGTGATACAACCAATAAATGGTACGAATTTGGTTTGTACTATGGGGCAGATTATTACCAGCGTTCGCATTTGGTTAATTATTTTGAAGGGGATACCAATTTGTATAACATGGATTTCAGGAAGTTATACAGCAAAAACAAGGACACTGTTTTTTATCCAAGCACTATTGTTCCAATCGAAAATACCATATACAGAGGGTGTTTCAGGCAAGAGGGACAAAAGGTTTACTTCATTTTACCAAACCAGGAAGTTCCACGTTTGTATTGTGATTTTGATATGCAGGAAGGCGATACGTTAAAGTATTATTACAATCCGTTGGGTGCCAAAGTGCTTGAGATTAATTCTGTTATGTTTGGGGCTCATGTACTTAGGGAATATCGCTTAGATAACGAATTTGTTTTTTTTGAAGGAATTGGTAATGGCTTGGGACTATTTCGTGATTTCAGTGCCGGATTTGAAGGTGGGCAGTATTTAGTATGTTTTGAAAACCAGGGATTAGACCAGGATGTTTATCAATTGTTTGGAGATGTGCCAACTTGTATTACTGATCAGGTTTTATCTGTTCAGGAGATCAAGCCGGAGCATGAAAAGAAGAATTTGTATCCCAACCCGGTTCGCGACAATTTATATTTTAATAAGCCGGTTTTAGGAAATCAGCTTCGTTGTTTGGTCTATACCGGCATGGGAATGCCTGTAAAAGTGGAGGCCTCCTGGCTTCATACCAACCACCTCGAAGTAAGCGATTTGCCTTCGGGAATTTATTTTATACAGGTTTGGAGCGGCAAAAGCATATTGCTTTGGGAACGATTTGTGAAGGAGTAG
- the bla gene encoding subclass B1 metallo-beta-lactamase, which yields MRNLKKARFLICIVFIFSWIRPCFAQVDVPGLAISKVTENLYVFTSYRLIGDSPFPANGLYMVAKDGVYMIDTPWDTTQFQPLLDSIEAKHHLAVKAIVSTHSHDDRTAGLTYYRKKGIATYTSKLTDKLCIKNKESRAEFHFDQDTTFIWGGVKVLVHYPGPGHSPDNLVIWFEDQALLFGGCLVKSVEATNLGNLEDADVKKWERTLLHLMDRFKQAKWVIPGHQDWSGKVAIKHSLNLVNGYLHSNPKK from the coding sequence ATGCGAAATTTAAAAAAGGCCAGGTTTCTAATTTGCATTGTATTCATATTCAGTTGGATACGGCCTTGTTTCGCACAAGTTGATGTGCCTGGACTTGCTATTTCCAAAGTTACTGAGAACCTGTATGTTTTTACAAGCTATCGTTTAATTGGCGATAGCCCTTTTCCTGCTAACGGACTTTACATGGTTGCCAAAGATGGTGTATATATGATTGATACTCCCTGGGATACTACCCAATTTCAACCTTTACTCGATTCCATTGAAGCAAAACACCACCTCGCAGTTAAAGCCATTGTTTCCACTCATTCCCATGATGATCGTACCGCCGGACTTACCTATTATCGAAAAAAAGGAATCGCTACCTATACCAGTAAATTAACCGATAAACTCTGTATTAAAAATAAGGAATCAAGAGCCGAGTTCCATTTTGATCAGGATACCACATTTATTTGGGGAGGAGTCAAGGTTTTGGTCCATTATCCAGGACCCGGACATAGCCCTGATAACCTGGTAATTTGGTTCGAAGATCAGGCTCTGCTATTTGGCGGTTGCCTCGTTAAAAGTGTAGAAGCTACAAACCTTGGAAACCTAGAAGATGCGGATGTGAAAAAATGGGAAAGAACCTTGCTTCACCTCATGGATCGTTTTAAACAAGCAAAGTGGGTTATTCCCGGACATCAGGATTGGTCTGGAAAAGTCGCTATAAAACATAGCTTAAATTTGGTGAATGGTTATCTGCACTCCAATCCTAAGAAGTAA
- a CDS encoding carbon-nitrogen hydrolase family protein → MKIGLAQIQSKVGDIDHNIQLHLKYFQMADDNGVDLVCFPELSLMGYEPRIAREHVSNTLSEIWNSFQLFSNRTGMIACIGMPSPGKEKPRISMFVIMPHNPIKIYSKQRLHSDELPYFEEGDSDLLLEWGNHKIAPAICYESLLEDHSKQAKLNGATIYLSSVAKADTGISRAKSYFPEMAAQLGLNVGMVNALGPNSGFQSMGQSTVWSLDGSKLGSLDSMNEGLLIWDVRNSTVSKSQ, encoded by the coding sequence ATGAAAATAGGGCTGGCTCAAATTCAGTCGAAAGTTGGAGATATTGACCACAACATCCAATTGCATCTGAAATATTTTCAAATGGCAGATGATAATGGTGTTGATTTAGTTTGCTTTCCTGAATTGTCTCTTATGGGATATGAGCCACGAATAGCACGAGAACATGTTTCAAATACCTTATCGGAAATTTGGAATTCCTTTCAGTTATTCAGTAATAGAACAGGTATGATTGCCTGTATTGGTATGCCTTCTCCGGGTAAGGAGAAACCTAGAATTTCCATGTTTGTCATAATGCCTCATAATCCTATTAAGATTTATTCCAAGCAAAGACTACATTCCGACGAATTGCCATATTTCGAGGAAGGCGATTCTGACTTGCTTTTAGAATGGGGCAATCATAAAATTGCACCGGCCATTTGTTATGAATCTTTATTAGAGGATCACTCTAAGCAAGCTAAATTGAATGGAGCTACCATTTATTTGTCAAGTGTAGCAAAAGCAGATACCGGAATAAGCAGGGCCAAAAGCTATTTTCCTGAAATGGCGGCCCAATTAGGTTTAAATGTTGGAATGGTAAATGCCTTGGGTCCCAATTCCGGATTTCAAAGTATGGGTCAATCTACAGTTTGGAGTTTAGATGGTAGTAAATTGGGTAGTTTGGATTCCATGAATGAAGGACTGTTAATTTGGGATGTGAGAAACTCCACTGTAAGTAAATCACAATGA